One window from the genome of Paraclostridium sordellii encodes:
- a CDS encoding HIT family protein → MNCIFCDMKDYILENDLAYAIFDKFPVNKGHMLFIPKRHIKDFFDITKEEREAIFSLIDEGKKLLDEKYSPDGYNVGVNCGEVSGQTVMHVHVHLIPRYFGDTNCPKGGVRGVIPDKMKY, encoded by the coding sequence ATGAATTGTATATTTTGTGATATGAAAGATTATATTTTAGAAAATGATTTAGCCTATGCTATATTTGACAAATTCCCAGTAAACAAAGGGCATATGTTATTTATCCCAAAACGTCATATAAAAGACTTTTTTGACATAACAAAAGAAGAAAGAGAAGCAATATTTTCTCTTATAGATGAAGGAAAAAAACTACTAGATGAAAAATACTCACCAGATGGATACAACGTAGGAGTAAACTGTGGGGAAGTATCAGGACAAACTGTAATGCATGTTCATGTTCACCTAATCCCAAGATACTTTGGAGATACAAATTGTCCCAAAGGTGGGGTAAGAGGGGTAATACCTGATAAAATGAAATATTAG
- a CDS encoding YkgJ family cysteine cluster protein: protein MKSTNILDKISDGKLYDIEDMVKADTCGCNGCNDCCLDVGDLVVLTPFDVYEIVNCLGVTFDDLLGDKIELRQNNKILLPYLKMQDNNRCSFLNEKGRCIIHSKRPNICRMFPLGRVYQDNDFKYFLQIGNCPKEDLKDVKVSDWVGIENYDENKEFILEWYKLTKALAFRLKFVRDEKEIEEINQILLDSCYHIDIEEGKNFYSVFLQCLPSIKNRLGII from the coding sequence ATGAAATCTACAAACATACTAGATAAAATTTCAGATGGAAAATTATATGATATTGAAGACATGGTAAAAGCAGATACATGTGGCTGTAATGGATGTAATGACTGTTGTTTAGATGTTGGAGATCTAGTTGTCCTTACACCTTTTGATGTTTATGAAATAGTAAATTGTTTAGGTGTTACTTTCGATGATTTGCTAGGAGATAAGATTGAACTTCGTCAAAATAATAAAATCTTACTACCATATTTAAAAATGCAAGATAATAATAGATGCAGCTTTTTAAATGAAAAAGGTAGATGCATAATCCATTCTAAACGACCAAATATTTGTCGTATGTTTCCTCTTGGAAGAGTGTACCAAGATAATGATTTTAAATACTTTTTACAAATAGGTAATTGTCCTAAAGAGGATTTAAAAGATGTTAAGGTCAGCGATTGGGTAGGAATTGAAAACTATGATGAAAATAAAGAATTTATTTTAGAGTGGTATAAGCTTACTAAGGCATTAGCTTTTCGTTTAAAGTTTGTGAGAGATGAAAAAGAAATTGAGGAAATTAATCAAATTCTATTAGATAGCTGTTATCATATTGATATAGAAGAAGGAAAGAATTTTTATTCTGTATTTTTACAGTGTTTACCTAGTATAAAAAATAGATTAGGAATTATTTAA
- a CDS encoding MurR/RpiR family transcriptional regulator: MNIIEIIKSNYGSLTNKQKNVADYLIDKPSDICYVSLATLSKKIGCSEVTILKFCKRIGIDSFIDLKEAFRNYNQILVNKHSVSSYSVPSEITDNNSKIDYLKNICSEELDKMINFYNSVDLEGILSIAKLIYKKHIIYLFAHDASKTLASFLKVRLDVLNLNVVLVDLSDMKEVEYIMKQVTKDDVSIFLSFPNYYFSIKSVAENIRNNDCDIVLLTDSLNCPVSDCTDNILMCNTRTKIFYNSWLLPTALINILTSILAMLIEDSSDF, from the coding sequence ATGAATATTATAGAAATTATAAAAAGTAATTATGGTTCTTTAACCAATAAACAAAAAAATGTGGCAGACTATTTAATTGATAAGCCATCTGATATATGTTATGTTTCACTAGCTACCTTGAGTAAAAAAATAGGTTGTTCTGAAGTTACTATATTAAAGTTTTGTAAAAGAATAGGAATTGATAGTTTCATTGATTTAAAAGAAGCATTTAGAAATTATAATCAAATTCTAGTTAATAAGCACTCTGTTTCTTCATATTCAGTTCCATCTGAAATAACAGATAATAACTCTAAGATAGATTATCTAAAAAATATTTGTAGCGAAGAATTAGATAAAATGATTAACTTTTATAACTCAGTTGATTTAGAAGGTATATTATCTATAGCCAAACTTATATATAAAAAGCATATAATATACCTATTTGCACATGATGCTTCTAAGACACTGGCTTCTTTTCTTAAGGTAAGGCTTGATGTTTTAAATTTAAATGTTGTATTAGTTGATTTATCAGATATGAAGGAAGTTGAGTATATAATGAAGCAAGTCACTAAAGATGATGTTTCTATATTTTTAAGCTTCCCTAATTATTATTTTTCAATTAAAAGTGTTGCTGAAAATATTAGAAATAATGATTGTGATATTGTTTTACTTACAGATAGTTTAAATTGTCCTGTTTCTGATTGTACGGATAATATTTTAATGTGCAATACTAGGACTAAGATATTTTATAATTCATGGCTATTACCTACTGCTTTGATAAATATTCTTACATCAATTTTGGCTATGTTAATTGAAGATAGTAGTGATTTTTAA
- the nhaC gene encoding Na+/H+ antiporter NhaC, with translation MREKQIPTFAYSLFTLLSLATFMVLGVTVLGVHLNVTMFLAWILINVFALKLGYTYQELETKALDTVRNSLQAVVIMLAVGALIGVWIASGTVPTIIYYGIKIINAKYFLVTSLLLCAIVSMFTGTSWGTMGTVGVALLGVGTGLGIPAGMTAGAIISGAWFGDKLSPLSDTTNFAAGVMNVNVLTHVKHMLYTTVPALIVSTIIFLFLGFKVSGTADFTLIEQISLGLADNFKLGFVTLLPMVIVIIMLLKKKSPAQSILAGVILGILVAIFYQGFEHTLVFDSFYKGFEKEFKLEFLSTLLNRGGMNSMNSTVQAVIFTTGIGGMIKEIGIINVLVSKFAQKIKSTAGLVASAMGISYLSIGLTGSHCFSAIMVQSTMLDLFKLKGLKPENVSRICEDCGTIGVTIIPWGVTAVFIMSTLNISFAEYAPYAFLCYLCPIFSLLCGITGIGMARYTEEEKEKLELCNQV, from the coding sequence ATGAGAGAAAAACAGATACCGACTTTTGCTTATTCATTGTTTACGTTACTTAGCTTAGCAACATTTATGGTTTTGGGGGTTACAGTTTTAGGAGTTCATCTAAATGTTACGATGTTTTTAGCGTGGATACTAATAAATGTTTTTGCTCTAAAGTTAGGATATACATATCAAGAGCTAGAAACTAAAGCATTAGATACCGTAAGAAATAGCTTGCAAGCAGTAGTTATAATGTTAGCTGTTGGAGCATTAATAGGAGTTTGGATTGCATCGGGGACAGTTCCAACGATTATATATTATGGAATTAAAATAATAAATGCAAAGTACTTTCTAGTAACATCACTTCTTTTATGTGCTATAGTTTCTATGTTTACAGGTACTTCATGGGGAACTATGGGAACAGTTGGTGTTGCACTTCTTGGAGTTGGGACAGGGCTTGGAATACCAGCAGGAATGACAGCAGGTGCAATTATTAGTGGAGCTTGGTTTGGAGATAAACTTTCACCTCTTTCAGATACAACTAACTTTGCAGCTGGAGTAATGAATGTTAATGTATTAACACATGTAAAGCATATGCTTTATACAACAGTACCAGCACTTATAGTATCTACTATAATTTTTCTTTTCTTAGGGTTTAAGGTATCTGGAACAGCAGATTTTACTTTAATAGAACAAATCTCTCTAGGTTTAGCAGATAACTTTAAATTAGGTTTTGTAACACTTTTACCAATGGTTATAGTTATTATAATGTTATTAAAAAAGAAATCTCCAGCACAATCAATTTTAGCTGGTGTTATATTAGGAATATTAGTAGCAATATTTTATCAAGGCTTTGAACATACCTTAGTTTTTGATAGTTTTTATAAAGGATTTGAAAAAGAATTTAAGTTAGAATTTTTATCAACACTTTTAAATCGTGGTGGAATGAATAGTATGAACAGTACAGTTCAAGCTGTTATATTTACAACTGGTATTGGTGGAATGATAAAAGAGATAGGAATAATAAATGTACTTGTTTCAAAGTTTGCACAAAAGATTAAATCAACTGCTGGGTTAGTTGCAAGTGCCATGGGAATAAGTTATTTATCTATAGGGCTTACTGGTTCACATTGTTTTTCAGCTATAATGGTTCAATCTACTATGCTAGATTTATTTAAGTTAAAAGGTCTTAAACCAGAAAATGTTTCTAGAATATGTGAAGACTGTGGAACTATTGGAGTAACAATTATTCCTTGGGGAGTTACAGCAGTGTTTATAATGAGTACTCTTAATATTTCTTTTGCAGAGTATGCACCTTACGCATTTTTATGTTACTTATGTCCAATATTTTCACTACTTTGTGGGATTACAGGAATAGGTATGGCAAGATACACTGAAGAAGAAAAAGAAAAATTAGAATTATGTAATCAGGTATAA
- a CDS encoding asparaginase, translating into MEVLVNTYRGDLVDLVTTGSIAVVDSKGNLIYSVGDPYEVAYARSSAKLMQAVVPVLCGAVDEYKINDKEIAQICASHSGEKIHVDTVRDILNKIHLNEDYLQCGEHYPFKEDVAKLMKEKGEEPLAVHNNCSGKHAGMLATVKYLNEDLDTYYKANHPHQIRIIEMIGNLCDYNPDDIGIGLDGCGVPVHALPLNKFAYGMARMVDPSSLDEKYREPVTRVVNAVMNNPVHASGSDRIDFKVMKKYPNKVVVKSGANGYFGGAIPDKGIGFAIKTNDGLSPMRNVVLIELLHQLGVIPSEDLDYFDDDYNLRVYNHKKELVGESKAIFKLKKH; encoded by the coding sequence ATGGAAGTTTTAGTAAATACATATCGTGGGGATTTAGTTGATCTTGTTACAACAGGTTCTATTGCTGTTGTAGATTCAAAGGGAAATTTAATTTATTCAGTGGGAGATCCATATGAAGTAGCATATGCACGTTCATCTGCTAAATTAATGCAGGCAGTAGTTCCAGTTTTATGTGGGGCAGTAGATGAGTATAAAATAAATGATAAAGAAATAGCTCAAATTTGTGCATCCCACTCAGGGGAGAAAATTCATGTTGATACAGTTAGAGATATTTTAAATAAAATACATTTAAATGAAGATTATCTACAATGTGGAGAGCATTATCCTTTTAAAGAAGATGTAGCAAAGCTTATGAAGGAAAAAGGAGAAGAGCCACTAGCTGTTCATAATAATTGTAGTGGAAAACATGCTGGAATGTTAGCAACAGTAAAGTATCTTAATGAAGATTTAGATACATATTACAAAGCTAATCATCCACATCAAATAAGAATTATAGAAATGATAGGAAATCTTTGTGATTATAATCCAGATGATATAGGAATAGGTCTTGATGGATGTGGTGTTCCTGTTCATGCCCTACCTTTAAATAAGTTTGCTTATGGAATGGCACGTATGGTTGATCCTTCTAGTCTTGATGAAAAGTATAGAGAGCCAGTAACTAGGGTTGTTAATGCTGTTATGAATAATCCAGTACATGCTTCAGGTTCAGATAGAATAGATTTTAAAGTAATGAAAAAGTATCCAAATAAGGTGGTTGTAAAATCAGGAGCAAATGGATATTTTGGGGGAGCAATACCTGATAAGGGAATAGGATTTGCTATTAAAACTAATGATGGATTATCACCTATGAGAAATGTTGTACTTATTGAACTACTACATCAGTTAGGTGTTATACCTAGTGAAGATTTAGATTATTTTGATGATGATTATAATTTAAGAGTTTATAATCATAAAAAGGAATTAGTTGGTGAAAGTAAAGCTATTTTTAAGTTGAAAAAACATTAG
- a CDS encoding DUF4177 domain-containing protein: protein MNNQNEHEKEIEELTNNDELIEKPKKKSKIKEAVKSNKKFTILASLLFLITISLFIIAGKSVTAQKWDYKVVEYYSDQTGRTGSGALNPSTVSIPENELNELGKQGWELVSSHIENETAYPNFGNSEYVTGLQPNVRPQKVVLLFKKPL from the coding sequence ATGAATAATCAAAATGAGCATGAAAAAGAAATTGAAGAATTAACAAATAATGATGAGTTAATAGAAAAACCTAAAAAGAAAAGCAAGATTAAAGAAGCAGTTAAAAGTAATAAAAAGTTTACAATTTTAGCTTCATTATTGTTTCTAATAACAATAAGTCTTTTTATAATTGCTGGAAAAAGTGTAACTGCACAAAAATGGGATTATAAAGTGGTTGAATATTATTCAGACCAAACAGGTAGAACAGGATCAGGTGCTTTAAATCCATCAACTGTTAGTATACCAGAAAATGAATTAAATGAATTAGGAAAACAAGGTTGGGAATTAGTATCTTCTCATATAGAAAATGAAACAGCATACCCTAACTTTGGTAACTCAGAATATGTTACTGGACTACAACCAAATGTTAGACCTCAAAAAGTAGTTCTTTTATTTAAAAAGCCATTATAA
- a CDS encoding NERD domain-containing protein, whose translation MIKTVLEKFFYKEKPQPIPQEIKNTIKGTFGEVRQEFKLEYLPRENYKVINNIIIPNRQATSQIDHLVISNYGIFVIENKNYSGNIYGSEYDKTWTQVMGKYKNKFYNPLLQNYGHIKAIEEIIGINKHIYSVVVFSDRAILRKVEITNQRNIKVINEIDLLNLIKEYKEIVLTNSQVNEIRDKIFESMATVSQSNISHVKNITTQLDSDSCPRCGGKLVERKGQYGDFLGCSNFPKCKYTKKL comes from the coding sequence TTGATAAAAACAGTACTAGAAAAATTTTTCTACAAAGAAAAACCACAACCAATACCTCAAGAAATAAAAAACACTATAAAAGGAACTTTTGGAGAAGTAAGACAAGAATTTAAATTAGAATACTTACCAAGAGAAAACTACAAGGTAATAAACAACATAATAATACCAAATAGACAAGCCACTTCCCAAATAGACCATCTAGTAATATCTAACTATGGAATATTCGTAATAGAAAACAAAAATTATAGTGGAAACATCTATGGAAGCGAATATGACAAAACCTGGACGCAAGTAATGGGAAAGTACAAAAATAAATTTTATAACCCACTACTTCAAAATTATGGACACATAAAAGCTATAGAAGAAATAATAGGTATAAACAAACACATATATTCAGTAGTAGTATTTAGCGATAGAGCAATACTAAGAAAAGTAGAAATAACAAATCAAAGGAACATAAAGGTTATAAATGAAATAGACCTTTTAAACCTTATAAAAGAATATAAAGAAATAGTACTAACAAACTCGCAAGTAAATGAAATAAGAGATAAAATATTTGAAAGCATGGCTACAGTAAGTCAAAGTAACATAAGCCATGTAAAAAATATAACTACACAACTAGATTCAGATTCCTGTCCAAGATGTGGAGGAAAGCTAGTTGAAAGAAAAGGACAATATGGAGACTTTCTAGGATGTAGCAACTTTCCAAAATGTAAATATACAAAAAAATTATAG
- a CDS encoding SH3 domain-containing protein — MKKPKKFMVITAVSLSLIGGVGAYTGLNNKAQANQPQEINQSINTIKVEKGDIKTVVEAGGKASLSDENNPNSITITLSANQYDISKLQVNQSVEIKSKAFPDEIVNGTITEVANKANEGDSPTYTVKVEVSKPILELGEITYSEVSVKKGPSKEYGNVTKLEKENKVKILEKKNNWIKIRMEDNSEGWVPKDSVKTNGLEQENIESKISKNDVNIRNSNSSGSKSLGKLVQGEKVKIIDKKDDWYKVVVNDELTGWVQESDLALQKLKDGMSVTGTILVSEKKDILKVPVSAIQKDEKGYFVTMANTNEKRYVEVGESDSESIEVTKGLLENDNITMQSFVSPAQKENSGSKPDTAIE; from the coding sequence ATGAAGAAACCAAAAAAATTTATGGTTATAACAGCAGTTTCATTAAGTTTAATAGGTGGAGTAGGGGCCTATACAGGATTAAATAATAAGGCTCAAGCAAATCAACCACAAGAAATCAACCAATCAATAAATACAATAAAAGTTGAAAAAGGTGATATAAAAACAGTTGTTGAAGCTGGAGGTAAGGCTTCATTAAGTGATGAGAACAATCCAAACTCTATAACAATAACATTATCTGCAAATCAGTACGATATATCTAAGCTACAGGTTAATCAAAGTGTTGAGATAAAATCAAAAGCATTTCCAGATGAAATTGTAAATGGAACTATAACTGAAGTAGCTAACAAAGCAAATGAAGGCGATAGTCCTACATATACGGTTAAAGTAGAAGTATCTAAGCCAATACTTGAATTAGGTGAAATAACTTACTCAGAAGTAAGCGTTAAAAAAGGACCATCTAAAGAATATGGTAATGTTACTAAGCTAGAAAAAGAAAATAAAGTTAAAATACTAGAAAAGAAAAATAATTGGATAAAAATTAGAATGGAAGATAACAGCGAGGGTTGGGTACCAAAAGATTCTGTTAAGACAAATGGATTAGAACAAGAGAATATAGAATCAAAAATATCTAAAAATGATGTAAATATTAGAAACAGCAATTCATCAGGAAGTAAAAGTCTTGGAAAGCTAGTACAAGGTGAAAAAGTTAAAATAATAGATAAAAAAGATGACTGGTACAAGGTAGTAGTTAATGATGAACTTACAGGATGGGTACAAGAGAGCGATTTAGCTTTACAAAAATTAAAGGATGGAATGTCTGTAACAGGAACAATATTAGTTAGTGAGAAGAAGGATATATTAAAGGTCCCTGTATCAGCAATTCAAAAAGATGAAAAGGGATACTTTGTAACTATGGCAAATACAAACGAAAAAAGATATGTAGAAGTTGGAGAAAGTGATTCAGAAAGCATAGAAGTTACAAAGGGACTTTTGGAAAATGACAATATAACTATGCAATCATTTGTATCTCCTGCCCAAAAAGAAAATTCAGGTTCAAAACCTGATACAGCAATAGAATAA
- a CDS encoding ABC transporter ATP-binding protein codes for MSDYVIQARDLLKSYSIGDEKITVLKEVSLDIKQGEFVSIIGPSGSGKSTFMNIIGCLDLADNGDYILDGKSITSLSEDELSAVRNKTIGFIFQNFNLLNKLSALENVELPLIYQGKTPKERKEIAIDCLKKVGLQEKMNNRPNQLSGGQQQRVAIARALATNPRILLADEPTGALDSKTSEEILEILEGLNKEGKTIVMITHDMDIARNAKRMIRIKDGEIFE; via the coding sequence ATGAGTGATTATGTAATACAGGCTAGAGATTTATTAAAATCTTATAGCATAGGAGATGAAAAGATAACAGTTTTAAAAGAAGTTTCACTAGATATAAAACAAGGAGAATTTGTATCTATAATAGGTCCATCAGGTTCTGGTAAGTCAACTTTTATGAATATTATAGGGTGTTTAGATTTAGCTGATAATGGAGATTACATACTGGACGGTAAAAGTATAACCTCTTTAAGTGAAGATGAATTAAGTGCAGTAAGAAATAAAACTATAGGATTTATATTTCAAAACTTTAACTTATTAAATAAATTATCAGCTTTGGAAAATGTAGAACTTCCTCTTATATATCAAGGGAAAACTCCAAAAGAAAGAAAAGAGATAGCAATAGATTGTCTAAAAAAAGTTGGATTACAAGAAAAAATGAACAATAGACCTAATCAATTATCTGGTGGACAACAACAAAGGGTGGCAATAGCTAGAGCATTAGCCACAAATCCAAGAATACTTTTAGCAGATGAACCAACAGGAGCATTAGATAGTAAAACAAGTGAAGAGATACTTGAAATATTAGAAGGTCTAAACAAAGAAGGTAAAACTATAGTCATGATAACACATGATATGGATATAGCAAGAAATGCTAAAAGGATGATAAGAATAAAAGATGGTGAAATTTTTGAATAG
- a CDS encoding ABC transporter permease produces the protein MNLFQIIKMALGEIKANKLRSFLTILGISIGTASVILFVTISMGSRQSMYKSFEAKPLDLISASIYGDKKINEFDIKAIRSNENINNISPEISDSTTVSYEKKDSNKSIVGTDENYAKINNRKIKSGRFIMPIDNDKTTKVVVLGNKTANELFPGTDAIGKTISIKSIPYKIIGVLDKVDESYDSPEDDTIYMPYKTAQTVLGLSDITKINVQASSQDNVTDVMKAIKAHFTKKGMKQNDFYVTSNKEMIDSMKSMDAIMDLMVGAIASVSLFVAGIGIMNMMLVSVTERTKEIGIRKALGSPRKFILVQFLVESLTISFIGGIIGALIGIFGSMPILSSMGAEFYIAWDVVFASVGFAVFMGVVFGISPANKASKLQPIVALKSE, from the coding sequence ATGAATCTTTTTCAAATAATTAAGATGGCACTTGGAGAAATCAAAGCTAATAAATTACGTTCATTTCTTACTATATTAGGTATATCCATTGGTACGGCAAGTGTTATTCTATTCGTTACAATATCTATGGGTAGTAGACAGAGTATGTATAAAAGCTTTGAAGCTAAGCCACTAGATTTAATAAGTGCAAGTATTTATGGTGATAAAAAAATAAATGAATTTGATATAAAGGCAATAAGAAGTAATGAAAATATAAATAATATATCTCCAGAAATAAGTGATTCTACAACAGTAAGTTATGAAAAGAAGGATAGTAATAAAAGTATAGTTGGAACAGATGAAAACTATGCAAAAATCAATAATCGTAAAATAAAAAGTGGAAGATTTATTATGCCAATTGACAATGATAAAACAACTAAGGTAGTAGTGTTAGGTAATAAAACTGCTAATGAATTATTTCCAGGGACAGATGCAATCGGTAAAACAATTAGTATTAAGTCAATACCATATAAGATTATAGGTGTATTAGATAAGGTTGATGAATCTTATGATAGCCCAGAAGATGATACTATATACATGCCTTATAAAACAGCTCAAACTGTTTTAGGCCTAAGTGATATAACTAAGATAAATGTACAAGCAAGTTCACAAGATAATGTAACTGATGTAATGAAAGCAATAAAAGCTCATTTTACAAAAAAAGGTATGAAACAAAATGATTTTTATGTGACAAGTAATAAAGAAATGATAGATTCTATGAAGTCAATGGATGCTATTATGGACCTGATGGTAGGAGCAATAGCAAGTGTATCTTTATTTGTAGCAGGTATAGGGATAATGAACATGATGTTAGTATCTGTAACAGAAAGAACTAAAGAAATAGGTATAAGAAAAGCACTAGGATCACCTAGAAAATTTATATTAGTTCAATTTTTAGTAGAATCTCTAACTATAAGTTTTATAGGCGGAATAATAGGAGCATTAATTGGAATATTTGGATCAATGCCAATTCTTAGTTCAATGGGAGCAGAGTTTTATATAGCATGGGATGTAGTTTTCGCATCAGTAGGATTTGCTGTATTTATGGGAGTAGTATTTGGTATATCCCCAGCAAATAAGGCTTCAAAATTACAACCAATAGTAGCTTTAAAATCAGAATAA
- a CDS encoding response regulator transcription factor, giving the protein MRVLMIEDNKELACNVKLGLEKEGLVVDIANNGEDGDEKAFINDYDIILLDLNLPDKDGIEMLEFFRKNKLNTPIIIVTARDGVGELAKGLDLGADDYIIKPFQIIELRARIQAVIRRFYGRTNPTIEVGPLSINPSSRKVYVYGNEVKLGTKEFDILEYIASRNPDIVSGIDIAEHVYDEYFDPLSSVLRVHIARLKKKLKEVSGKEILITTRGIGYSICEE; this is encoded by the coding sequence ATGAGAGTATTAATGATAGAAGATAATAAAGAGCTTGCTTGTAATGTAAAACTAGGACTTGAAAAAGAAGGTCTAGTAGTAGATATTGCAAATAACGGAGAAGATGGAGATGAAAAAGCATTTATAAATGATTATGATATTATATTATTAGATTTGAATTTACCAGATAAAGATGGAATAGAAATGCTAGAATTTTTTAGAAAAAATAAATTAAATACTCCTATAATAATAGTTACAGCTAGAGATGGAGTTGGTGAGTTAGCAAAAGGACTAGACTTAGGTGCAGATGATTATATAATAAAGCCATTTCAAATTATAGAACTAAGAGCTAGAATACAAGCAGTAATAAGAAGATTTTATGGAAGAACAAACCCTACTATAGAAGTAGGACCTTTGAGTATAAATCCATCTTCGAGAAAAGTATATGTCTACGGTAATGAAGTGAAGTTGGGAACTAAAGAGTTTGATATATTAGAGTATATTGCAAGTAGAAACCCAGATATTGTATCAGGAATTGATATAGCTGAACATGTATATGATGAATATTTTGATCCATTATCATCTGTACTTAGAGTACATATAGCAAGATTAAAGAAAAAACTAAAAGAGGTTTCAGGAAAAGAGATACTAATAACTACAAGAGGCATAGGTTATTCTATATGCGAAGAGTAA
- a CDS encoding sensor histidine kinase, which translates to MRRVRDKTAIVLVAYSVISLIIFIFGASYIVDLFGTNDLRKINSEIYPDIYTETSEYTLSTSNEDKVKDTQLMDSYKNKFNSKYILVIMLFFIFTIISNLLLLFIFKKFDIKNRREIANNIKSIEDEEEILTLDPIMSKVYKELKDKFDSHIEDYKRLNSYLSHEQKNAISILRTNLEINKNDELINILDKVTDNIEDVLAISDVKSDDEMYEIDIALVCAQVCDHYKKVYDKISFNFEEDENMNIYGKEKWIYRGISNLIDNAIKYGEGKEIDINVKNEKGSVIVSVKDNGIGMSKSSMRKIFDNRYRVNELNKDGYGIGLSLVKHVCDLCNGFVWLESEENKGSTFYLVFKEFK; encoded by the coding sequence ATGCGAAGAGTAAGAGATAAAACAGCAATAGTTTTAGTTGCTTACTCAGTTATATCTTTAATCATATTTATATTTGGGGCAAGTTATATTGTAGATTTATTTGGAACTAATGATTTAAGAAAAATAAATTCAGAAATCTATCCAGATATATATACAGAAACTAGTGAATATACTTTGTCTACATCAAATGAAGATAAAGTTAAAGATACTCAATTAATGGATAGTTATAAAAATAAGTTCAATAGTAAATACATTCTAGTTATAATGCTGTTTTTTATATTTACTATTATATCTAATTTATTATTATTATTTATTTTTAAAAAATTTGATATTAAAAATAGACGAGAGATTGCAAACAACATAAAAAGTATTGAGGATGAAGAAGAAATTCTAACTCTAGATCCAATTATGTCTAAAGTATATAAAGAATTAAAAGATAAGTTTGATTCTCATATTGAAGATTATAAAAGATTAAATTCTTATTTATCTCATGAGCAGAAAAATGCTATTTCAATACTTAGAACTAATTTAGAAATAAATAAAAATGATGAATTAATCAATATACTCGATAAGGTAACAGATAATATAGAAGATGTACTTGCAATAAGTGATGTAAAAAGTGATGATGAAATGTATGAAATTGATATAGCCTTAGTATGTGCACAAGTATGTGACCACTATAAAAAGGTATACGATAAAATAAGTTTTAATTTTGAAGAAGATGAAAATATGAATATATATGGAAAAGAAAAATGGATTTATAGAGGAATATCTAATCTTATTGATAATGCTATAAAATATGGTGAAGGAAAAGAAATAGATATAAATGTTAAAAATGAAAAGGGAAGCGTAATAGTATCAGTTAAAGATAATGGAATTGGAATGAGCAAATCTAGTATGAGAAAAATATTTGACAATAGATACAGGGTAAATGAATTAAACAAAGATGGATATGGGATAGGTCTTAGTTTAGTTAAGCATGTATGTGATTTATGTAATGGATTTGTATGGTTAGAAAGTGAAGAAAATAAAGGCTCAACATTTTATCTAGTATTCAAAGAATTTAAATAG